Proteins encoded in a region of the Leifsonia sp. PS1209 genome:
- a CDS encoding glycerol-3-phosphate dehydrogenase/oxidase, with the protein MATKSNATRTEVERLRERPNARVLVIGGGINGLGTFRDLALQGVDVILVERNDFVSGASAASSHMIHGGVRYLENGEFRLVKESVTERNGLLKIAPHYVKPLQTTIPIFSTFSGILAAPLRFLTHKQGKPKERGAFLIKTGLTIYDSFSRDGGSVPRHQFSGKKKSLETQPELNPGIKYTATYFDASVHDPERLALDVLADGLAAGPHARAANYVEAIGTRDGGVLVRDRETGEEFSIVADVVVNASGPWTDLTNAALGRSTEFMGGTKGSHIVLDNQELLEACKGREMFFENNDGRIVLIYPLKGRVMVGTTDLEADMSERAVCTEDEIDYFIELVSHVFPTIPVTRSQIVYSFSGVRPLPHHDDTAPGFVSRDYRIVPGTIDGLGSTAVLSLVGGKWTTFRALSEHLANETLDALGASRRVSTAGLAIGGGAGFPSTPAAERDWVARYGADVGAERASQLLHRYGTKATYVIDAIAGSDDDTRLAGAPDYSRAEIDYLVRTEHVAHLSDVFLRRTSIAFVGGISGGLVREVGEIVANALGWSPIRRSEEEDAFIAELADAHRVHLESEDGSEAAALR; encoded by the coding sequence GTGGCAACGAAGTCGAACGCAACCCGCACCGAGGTCGAACGACTTCGCGAACGCCCGAACGCCAGGGTGCTCGTCATCGGCGGTGGCATCAACGGCCTCGGCACCTTCCGCGACCTGGCCCTGCAGGGCGTCGACGTGATCCTCGTCGAGCGCAACGACTTCGTCTCCGGAGCGTCCGCAGCGTCGAGCCACATGATCCACGGCGGCGTCCGCTACCTGGAGAACGGCGAGTTCCGGCTGGTCAAGGAGTCGGTGACCGAGCGCAACGGCCTGCTCAAGATCGCGCCGCACTACGTCAAGCCGCTGCAGACCACCATCCCGATCTTCTCCACCTTCTCGGGCATCCTGGCCGCCCCGCTGCGCTTCCTCACCCACAAGCAGGGCAAGCCGAAGGAGCGCGGCGCGTTCCTCATCAAGACCGGCCTGACGATCTACGACTCGTTCTCGCGCGACGGAGGCAGCGTGCCCCGTCACCAGTTCTCCGGCAAGAAGAAGTCGCTGGAGACCCAGCCGGAGCTGAACCCCGGCATCAAGTACACCGCGACGTACTTCGACGCCAGCGTCCACGACCCGGAGCGCCTGGCCCTGGATGTGCTGGCCGACGGTCTCGCGGCCGGCCCGCACGCCCGCGCGGCCAACTACGTCGAGGCCATCGGCACGCGCGACGGGGGAGTGCTCGTCCGCGACCGCGAGACCGGCGAGGAGTTCAGCATCGTCGCCGACGTGGTCGTGAACGCGTCCGGTCCGTGGACCGACCTCACCAACGCAGCGCTCGGCCGCAGCACGGAGTTCATGGGAGGCACGAAGGGCTCGCACATCGTCCTCGACAACCAGGAGCTGCTCGAGGCGTGCAAGGGCCGCGAGATGTTCTTCGAGAACAACGACGGCCGCATCGTGCTGATCTACCCGCTCAAGGGCCGCGTCATGGTCGGCACCACCGACCTCGAAGCGGACATGTCCGAGCGCGCCGTGTGCACCGAGGACGAGATCGACTACTTCATCGAGCTGGTCTCGCACGTTTTCCCAACGATCCCGGTGACCCGTTCGCAGATCGTCTACAGCTTCTCCGGCGTCCGCCCGCTGCCGCACCACGACGACACCGCCCCCGGTTTCGTCTCGCGTGACTACCGCATCGTCCCCGGCACCATCGACGGCCTCGGCTCGACCGCGGTCCTCAGCCTGGTGGGCGGCAAGTGGACGACGTTCCGAGCGCTGAGCGAGCACCTGGCCAACGAGACCCTGGATGCGCTCGGCGCGTCCCGCAGGGTGTCCACCGCCGGTCTCGCCATCGGTGGAGGCGCCGGCTTCCCGTCGACGCCCGCGGCGGAGCGCGACTGGGTGGCCAGGTACGGCGCAGACGTGGGTGCCGAGCGCGCATCCCAGTTGCTTCACCGCTACGGCACCAAGGCGACGTACGTGATCGACGCCATCGCGGGCAGCGACGACGACACCCGCCTCGCCGGGGCGCCGGACTACTCGCGCGCAGAGATCGACTACCTGGTGCGCACCGAGCACGTCGCGCACCTCTCCGACGTCTTCCTGCGCCGCACCAGCATCGCGTTCGTCGGCGGAATCAGCGGCGGTCTCGTGCGCGAGGTGGGCGAAATCGTGGCGAACGCACTCGGATGGTCGCCAATTCGGCGGTCTGAGGAGGAAGATGCATTCATAGCGGAACTCGCCGACGCCCACCGGGTGCACCTCGAGTCGGAGGACGGCAGCGAAGCCGCGGCGCTCCGATGA
- a CDS encoding MIP/aquaporin family protein, which translates to MDNIGVDFLSELVGTAMLVLLGTGVVANVALIKNKGFNGGFLMVNIGWGLAVFAGVIVSYNSGAHLNPAVTLGLVANGAKAFGSAAAHTLVPVNFGVVALYILAQLIGAIIGAVLTWLAYKKHFDEEPEPANKLGVFSTGPAIRSYAWNLVTEIIGTFVLVFVVIAFGHQPGQAAGLAALGALPVALLVIGIGASLGGPTGYAINPARDLGPRIAHAILPIKGKGSSDWSYSWVPVVGPIIGGLLAGWLGIILLPILK; encoded by the coding sequence GTGGACAATATCGGTGTAGATTTCCTGTCGGAGTTGGTGGGCACGGCGATGCTCGTCCTCCTCGGTACCGGCGTCGTGGCGAACGTCGCACTCATCAAGAACAAGGGCTTCAACGGCGGGTTCCTGATGGTGAACATCGGCTGGGGCCTCGCGGTCTTCGCTGGTGTGATCGTTTCCTACAACTCCGGCGCCCATCTGAACCCCGCTGTGACGCTCGGACTTGTCGCCAACGGCGCCAAGGCCTTCGGCTCCGCCGCCGCGCACACGCTGGTTCCGGTGAACTTCGGTGTCGTGGCCTTGTACATCCTGGCTCAGCTGATCGGTGCCATCATCGGCGCCGTCCTGACCTGGCTGGCGTACAAGAAGCACTTCGACGAGGAGCCTGAGCCCGCCAACAAGCTCGGCGTCTTCTCGACCGGCCCGGCGATCCGCAGCTACGCGTGGAACCTCGTGACGGAGATCATCGGCACCTTCGTGCTGGTGTTCGTGGTGATCGCGTTCGGTCACCAGCCCGGCCAGGCCGCCGGTCTCGCCGCCCTCGGTGCTCTGCCCGTCGCCCTCCTGGTGATCGGCATCGGCGCCAGCCTCGGTGGCCCGACCGGATACGCCATCAACCCTGCCCGTGACCTCGGTCCGCGCATCGCGCACGCGATCCTGCCGATCAAGGGCAAGGGCTCGAGCGACTGGTCGTACTCCTGGGTTCCCGTCGTCGGCCCGATCATCGGCGGTCTCCTCGCCGGCTGGCTCGGCATCATCCTGCTCCCCATCCTCAAGTAA
- the glpK gene encoding glycerol kinase GlpK: protein MAEYVVAIDQGTTSTRAIIFDKSGSIVSTGQLEHEQIFPKAGWVEHNPVEIWNNTREVIGQALSKADLTRHDIAAVGITNQRETAVVWDKNTGEPVYNAIVWQDTRTQPIVDRLAADGGVERFKPIVGLPLATYFSGTKIVWILENVEGARERAEAGDLLFGTTDSWVLWNLTGGPDGGVHATDVTNASRTLFMDLETLSWRDDILEVFGVPKSMLPEIKSSSEVYGQVEPSSLLREVPVAGILGDQQAATFGQAAFDTGESKNTYGTGNFLIFNTGEEIVHSKNGLLTTLGYKLGDAKPHYALEGSIAVTGSLVQWLRDNLGIISSAPEIEELAKTVEDNGGAYFVPAFSGLFAPYWRSDARGALVGLTRYVNKGHIARAALEATAFQTREVLDAVNADSGVDLTELKVDGGMIANNTLMQFQADILGVPVIRPVVAETTALGAAYAAGLATGFWENLDDLRKNWQEDSRWEPKMDADERDRQLRLWKKAVTKTFDWVDEDVQNA, encoded by the coding sequence ATGGCCGAGTACGTTGTCGCCATCGATCAGGGCACGACCAGTACCCGTGCGATCATCTTCGACAAGTCCGGGTCGATCGTCTCGACCGGTCAGCTGGAGCACGAGCAGATCTTCCCGAAGGCCGGCTGGGTCGAGCACAACCCCGTCGAGATCTGGAACAACACCCGCGAGGTGATCGGCCAGGCTCTGTCGAAGGCGGACCTCACCCGTCACGACATCGCTGCTGTCGGCATCACCAACCAGCGCGAGACCGCGGTGGTCTGGGACAAGAACACCGGCGAGCCCGTCTACAACGCCATCGTCTGGCAGGACACCCGCACGCAGCCGATCGTGGACCGCCTGGCGGCCGACGGCGGCGTCGAGCGCTTCAAGCCGATCGTCGGCCTTCCGCTGGCGACCTACTTCTCCGGCACCAAGATCGTCTGGATCCTGGAGAACGTCGAAGGCGCACGCGAGCGCGCGGAGGCCGGGGACCTGCTCTTCGGCACCACGGACTCGTGGGTGCTCTGGAACCTGACCGGCGGCCCGGACGGCGGTGTGCACGCCACCGACGTGACGAACGCCTCCCGCACCCTGTTCATGGACCTCGAGACGCTCAGCTGGCGCGACGACATCCTCGAGGTGTTCGGCGTCCCGAAGTCGATGCTCCCGGAGATTAAGAGCTCGTCCGAGGTCTACGGCCAGGTCGAGCCGTCCAGCCTGCTCCGCGAGGTGCCGGTCGCCGGCATCCTCGGCGACCAGCAGGCGGCCACGTTCGGCCAGGCCGCGTTCGACACCGGCGAGTCCAAGAACACCTACGGCACGGGCAACTTCCTCATCTTCAACACGGGTGAGGAGATCGTCCACTCGAAGAACGGTCTGCTGACGACGCTGGGCTACAAGCTCGGCGACGCGAAGCCGCACTACGCCCTCGAGGGTTCCATCGCCGTCACCGGTTCGCTGGTGCAGTGGCTGCGCGACAACCTGGGCATCATCTCGAGCGCCCCGGAGATCGAGGAGCTGGCGAAGACGGTCGAGGACAACGGCGGAGCGTACTTCGTTCCGGCGTTCTCCGGTCTGTTCGCGCCGTACTGGCGGTCGGATGCGCGTGGTGCGCTCGTCGGCCTCACCCGGTACGTCAACAAGGGACACATCGCCCGCGCCGCCCTGGAGGCCACGGCCTTCCAGACCCGCGAGGTGCTGGATGCGGTCAACGCGGACTCCGGCGTGGACCTCACCGAGCTCAAGGTGGACGGCGGCATGATCGCCAACAACACCCTGATGCAGTTCCAGGCCGACATCCTCGGCGTCCCCGTCATCCGCCCGGTCGTCGCGGAGACGACCGCGCTGGGTGCCGCGTACGCCGCCGGTCTCGCGACGGGCTTCTGGGAGAACCTGGACGACCTGCGCAAGAACTGGCAGGAGGACAGCCGCTGGGAGCCGAAGATGGATGCGGACGAGCGCGACCGTCAGCTCCGCCTCTGGAAGAAGGCCGTCACGAAGACCTTCGACTGGGTCGACGAAGACGTGCAGAACGCCTAG
- a CDS encoding HAD family hydrolase, translating into MTAPSVVLFDLDDTLFAHRAAVARGIQRHVAALGEPYGALDAATTVAYWHQLEETHYHSYLAGQLDFEGQRQARARDFAARHGVALDDAAASVWFATYFEHYVESWALHDDALPCLDALTGRIPGVRFGLITNGDLAFQTRKVTTVALDQRVEHVIASGELGVVKPDPAIFLHACEVFGVVPSDAAYIGDRLRTDAIGAARAGLTGVWLDRTGDAQTLEDAADATAAGVLRIRSLAELPALLAP; encoded by the coding sequence GTGACCGCTCCGTCCGTCGTGCTGTTCGACCTGGACGACACACTGTTCGCCCACCGGGCTGCCGTCGCCCGCGGCATCCAGCGGCACGTCGCCGCGCTCGGAGAGCCGTACGGCGCCCTGGATGCGGCCACGACGGTCGCGTACTGGCACCAGCTGGAGGAGACGCACTACCACTCCTACCTCGCCGGGCAGCTCGACTTCGAGGGGCAGCGTCAGGCGCGCGCCCGCGACTTCGCCGCCCGCCACGGCGTCGCCCTCGACGACGCCGCGGCGAGCGTGTGGTTCGCGACGTACTTCGAGCACTACGTGGAGAGCTGGGCGCTGCACGACGACGCGCTCCCGTGCCTGGATGCGCTGACCGGGCGCATCCCCGGCGTGCGGTTCGGGCTCATCACCAACGGCGACCTGGCGTTCCAGACGCGCAAGGTGACGACCGTGGCCCTCGACCAGCGGGTCGAGCACGTGATCGCGTCCGGGGAACTCGGCGTCGTGAAACCGGACCCGGCCATCTTCCTGCACGCCTGCGAGGTCTTCGGTGTCGTGCCGTCCGACGCCGCGTACATCGGCGACCGCCTGCGCACCGACGCGATCGGCGCCGCCCGCGCCGGCCTCACCGGGGTCTGGCTCGACCGCACCGGCGATGCGCAGACGCTGGAGGACGCTGCGGATGCTACGGCGGCCGGTGTGCTGCGCATCCGGTCGCTCGCCGAGCTGCCGGCGCTGCTCGCCCCCTGA
- a CDS encoding GNAT family N-acetyltransferase: MTSAETNSREPVVLTGSRVVLSVPGASDIDRVAELCSDPAIAHWTTVPSPYTRGDAETFVLDIVPGGWTAGSSCTWAIRETADGPLMGMIGVDDIHHGEGEIGFWLAPEARGRGLMSAAVSLVVDHALAAAPGGLGLARLVWRAFVGNAASASVARRAGFRFEGTRRAGGIQRGARLDDWQAALLPDDPREQAGDWPDATYVHADGS; encoded by the coding sequence GTGACGAGCGCAGAGACGAACTCGCGTGAGCCCGTCGTCCTGACGGGCTCACGCGTCGTGCTCTCCGTGCCCGGCGCCTCCGACATCGACCGGGTGGCCGAGCTGTGCTCCGACCCGGCGATCGCGCACTGGACGACGGTGCCCTCTCCGTACACGCGGGGCGACGCGGAGACGTTCGTGCTCGACATCGTCCCTGGGGGGTGGACAGCGGGCAGCTCGTGCACCTGGGCGATCCGCGAAACGGCGGACGGCCCACTGATGGGCATGATCGGGGTGGACGACATCCACCACGGTGAGGGCGAGATCGGCTTCTGGCTGGCGCCGGAGGCCAGGGGGCGCGGCCTCATGAGCGCCGCCGTCTCGCTCGTGGTCGATCACGCGCTCGCGGCGGCCCCCGGCGGCCTCGGCCTCGCGCGGCTGGTGTGGCGGGCGTTCGTCGGCAACGCCGCCAGCGCATCCGTCGCCCGGCGCGCCGGGTTCCGGTTCGAGGGCACTCGACGTGCGGGAGGCATCCAGCGCGGCGCCAGGCTCGACGACTGGCAGGCCGCCCTGCTGCCGGACGACCCGCGCGAGCAGGCGGGCGACTGGCCGGACGCCACCTACGTTCACGCGGACGGCTCGTGA
- the trpS gene encoding tryptophan--tRNA ligase has product MTTLPRLYSGMQPSADSLQLGNYIGALLQWKELQTTHDAFFSVVDMHAITVSQEPAELREKTRRTAAQYIAAGIDPSASTLYVQSHVPAHAELAWVLNTITGFGEASRMTQFKDKSAKQGAEATSVGLFAYPVLMAADILLYGAEVVPVGDDQRQHVELTRDLAERFNSRFGETFVVPQAMILKESARIYDLQNPTAKMSKSAESHAGVVWLLDEPKVTQKKIMRAVTDTDGVVSFDRDGKPGISNLLTIYSSLSGRSIESIEVEYDGKGYGDFKKGLAEVVVETFSPIRERALDLLADPAELDRILARNAERAEEIAEATLATVYDRVGFLRRAR; this is encoded by the coding sequence ATGACAACACTCCCCCGCCTCTATTCGGGCATGCAGCCGTCTGCAGACTCCCTGCAGCTCGGCAACTACATCGGCGCTCTGCTGCAGTGGAAAGAACTGCAGACCACACACGACGCCTTCTTCTCCGTCGTCGACATGCACGCCATCACGGTGTCGCAGGAGCCGGCGGAACTGCGCGAGAAGACCCGCAGGACGGCCGCGCAGTACATCGCGGCCGGCATCGACCCGTCCGCATCCACCCTGTACGTGCAGTCGCACGTCCCCGCCCACGCGGAGCTCGCCTGGGTGCTCAACACGATCACCGGCTTCGGTGAGGCGTCGCGGATGACCCAGTTCAAGGACAAGTCGGCCAAGCAGGGCGCGGAGGCCACCTCGGTCGGGCTGTTCGCCTACCCGGTGCTGATGGCCGCGGACATCCTGCTCTACGGTGCAGAGGTCGTGCCGGTCGGCGACGACCAGCGCCAGCACGTCGAGCTCACCCGCGATCTGGCCGAGCGCTTCAACAGCCGGTTCGGGGAGACGTTCGTCGTGCCGCAGGCGATGATCCTCAAGGAGAGCGCCCGCATCTACGACCTGCAGAACCCGACGGCCAAGATGTCGAAGTCCGCGGAGTCGCACGCCGGGGTGGTGTGGCTGCTCGACGAGCCGAAGGTCACGCAGAAGAAGATCATGCGCGCTGTGACGGACACCGACGGCGTCGTGTCCTTCGACCGCGACGGCAAGCCGGGCATCTCCAACCTGCTGACGATCTACTCCTCGCTCTCCGGCCGGAGCATCGAGTCCATCGAGGTGGAGTACGACGGCAAGGGCTACGGAGACTTCAAGAAGGGGCTGGCCGAGGTGGTCGTCGAGACGTTCTCGCCGATCCGCGAGCGCGCTCTCGACCTGCTCGCCGACCCGGCAGAGCTCGACCGCATCCTGGCCAGGAACGCCGAGCGGGCGGAAGAGATCGCCGAGGCCACCCTGGCGACCGTCTACGACCGCGTCGGCTTCCTGCGCCGAGCACGCTGA
- a CDS encoding exodeoxyribonuclease III: MPSKPVRIATINTNGIRAAFRKGMGAWLDTRDVDILAIQEVRASTEDIQALLGEEWDILHDPATAKGRAGVAIASRHRASIHRVELGAEDFDSAGRWLEADYEVGGTIITVVSTYVHSGEADSPKQVEKYKFLDAMEARLPELQKHSEYAVVLGDLNVGHRTLDIRNWKGNVKRAGFLPEERAYFDRFIGAEGDDAYNAGGGLGWVDVGRKWAGEVDGPYTWWSWRGQAFDNDTGWRIDYQLATPALAATVKHYAVDRAEAYDERWSDHTPVVVDYAI; the protein is encoded by the coding sequence ATGCCTTCGAAGCCCGTGCGTATCGCCACGATCAACACCAACGGCATCCGCGCCGCCTTCCGCAAGGGCATGGGAGCGTGGCTCGACACGCGCGACGTCGACATCCTCGCCATCCAGGAGGTGCGCGCCTCCACGGAAGACATCCAGGCGCTGCTCGGCGAGGAGTGGGACATCCTGCACGACCCTGCGACGGCCAAGGGCAGGGCCGGGGTCGCGATCGCGAGCAGGCACCGCGCATCCATCCACCGGGTGGAGCTCGGAGCAGAAGACTTCGACAGCGCTGGGCGCTGGCTCGAAGCGGACTACGAGGTGGGCGGCACGATCATCACGGTGGTGAGCACCTACGTCCACTCCGGTGAGGCGGACTCCCCCAAGCAGGTCGAGAAGTACAAATTCCTGGATGCGATGGAGGCCCGCCTCCCCGAGCTGCAGAAGCACAGCGAGTACGCGGTCGTGCTCGGCGACCTCAACGTCGGGCACCGCACGCTCGACATCCGCAATTGGAAGGGCAACGTCAAGCGCGCCGGCTTCCTCCCCGAGGAGCGCGCGTACTTCGACCGCTTCATCGGCGCGGAGGGCGACGACGCCTACAACGCGGGCGGCGGCCTCGGCTGGGTCGACGTCGGGCGCAAGTGGGCAGGAGAGGTCGACGGACCGTACACCTGGTGGTCGTGGCGCGGGCAGGCGTTCGACAACGACACTGGCTGGCGCATCGACTACCAGCTGGCGACCCCGGCGCTGGCGGCCACGGTGAAGCACTACGCGGTCGACCGCGCAGAGGCGTACGACGAGCGATGGTCCGACCACACTCCCGTGGTCGTCGACTACGCCATCTGA
- a CDS encoding YihY/virulence factor BrkB family protein yields the protein MAKKSKRDVAPVRPDRALQRAEGTIEPESESLKDRITEATEPLRERLERPVARVTIWAKWVKALRPYRVYMNFSYSDGNLRAAGMGYQSLFAVFAAIWVAFSVAGIWLTSNPDVLKALTDVINRAIPGLIAVNGHPGAIQLSQLEGATSFGWTGIIAAIGLIWTAIGWLYYTRQAVRAVFGLSRDTTNYVLQKIRDLGLALMFGVVLLISAVLTIVSTEALTFVLDLVGLSDTFWTNFVARVSGLFVSVLLNIVTLGAMFRVLARVAVPWRNLFFGTLLGSLTLAGLSTLAGVFFNGATKNPLLATFAVFIGLLIWFNFVSRVMLLSASWIAVGMFDRGLSPRMVTPEQAAAEKAAEEHSARVVVAKAELEQAKRELASAKWLGRLRAQRAVERAQNELNDVLDEGTVGRPR from the coding sequence GTGGCCAAGAAGTCGAAGCGGGACGTCGCGCCTGTGCGTCCCGACCGGGCACTGCAGCGCGCGGAGGGCACGATCGAGCCGGAGTCCGAGTCGCTGAAGGACCGGATCACCGAGGCGACCGAACCGCTCCGCGAGCGGCTCGAACGGCCGGTCGCGCGGGTCACCATCTGGGCCAAGTGGGTGAAGGCGCTGCGGCCGTACCGGGTCTACATGAACTTCTCGTACAGCGATGGCAACCTGCGCGCCGCCGGGATGGGCTACCAGTCCCTGTTCGCAGTGTTCGCCGCGATCTGGGTGGCGTTCTCGGTGGCAGGCATCTGGCTGACAAGCAACCCGGATGTTCTGAAAGCGCTGACCGACGTGATCAACCGCGCCATCCCCGGCCTCATCGCGGTGAACGGCCATCCCGGCGCCATCCAGCTGTCGCAGCTGGAGGGCGCGACCTCGTTCGGCTGGACGGGCATCATCGCCGCCATCGGCCTGATCTGGACCGCCATCGGCTGGCTGTACTACACCAGGCAGGCCGTCCGCGCGGTATTCGGTCTCTCCCGTGACACCACCAACTATGTGCTGCAGAAGATCCGCGACCTCGGCCTCGCGCTGATGTTCGGCGTCGTGCTGCTGATCTCGGCGGTGCTCACCATCGTCAGCACCGAGGCACTTACCTTCGTGCTCGACCTGGTCGGACTGAGCGACACGTTCTGGACCAACTTCGTGGCCAGGGTCTCCGGGCTGTTCGTCTCCGTGCTGCTCAACATCGTCACGCTCGGGGCGATGTTCCGGGTGCTCGCCCGGGTGGCCGTGCCGTGGCGCAACCTCTTCTTCGGCACCCTGCTCGGCAGCCTGACGCTGGCCGGCCTGAGCACCCTCGCCGGGGTGTTCTTCAACGGCGCCACAAAGAACCCGCTGCTGGCGACCTTCGCCGTGTTCATCGGTCTGCTGATCTGGTTCAACTTCGTCTCGCGGGTGATGCTGCTGTCCGCATCCTGGATCGCCGTCGGGATGTTCGACAGGGGCCTCTCCCCGCGCATGGTCACCCCCGAGCAGGCGGCGGCGGAGAAGGCGGCGGAGGAGCACAGCGCGCGCGTCGTCGTCGCCAAGGCGGAGCTGGAGCAGGCGAAGCGGGAGCTCGCCTCCGCGAAATGGCTCGGGCGGCTGCGAGCGCAGCGGGCGGTCGAACGCGCCCAGAACGAGCTCAACGACGTGCTCGACGAGGGGACCGTCGGTCGTCCCCGGTAG
- a CDS encoding succinate dehydrogenase iron-sulfur subunit yields MSNAVLETPPAPEAPIQSFTVTLIIRRFDPDVDTEPRWQDFDVEMFPTDRILDALHKIKWEQDGSLTFRRSCAHGICGSDAMRINGRNRLACKTLIKDLDISKPIYVEAIKGLPLEKDLIVDMEPFFASYREVQPFLVANSTPPKDKERIQSVADRARFDDTTKCILCAACTSSCPVFWTDGQYFGPAAIVNAHRFIFDSRDDNAQVRLDILNDKEGVWRCRTTFNCTDACPRGIQVTQAIAEVKQAIMRGKP; encoded by the coding sequence ATGTCGAACGCCGTGCTCGAGACTCCGCCCGCACCTGAGGCGCCGATCCAGTCGTTCACCGTGACCCTGATCATCCGGCGTTTCGACCCGGATGTGGACACGGAGCCGCGCTGGCAGGACTTCGACGTCGAGATGTTCCCGACCGACCGCATCCTGGACGCGCTGCACAAGATCAAGTGGGAGCAGGACGGGTCGCTGACCTTCCGCCGCTCCTGCGCGCACGGCATCTGCGGGTCGGACGCCATGCGCATCAACGGCCGCAACCGCCTCGCCTGCAAGACGCTGATCAAAGACCTCGACATCTCGAAGCCGATCTACGTCGAGGCGATCAAGGGCCTGCCGCTCGAGAAGGACCTCATCGTCGACATGGAGCCGTTCTTCGCCTCCTACCGCGAGGTGCAGCCCTTCCTCGTCGCGAACAGCACTCCCCCGAAGGACAAGGAGCGCATCCAGTCCGTCGCGGACCGCGCGCGCTTCGACGACACGACCAAGTGCATCCTGTGCGCGGCGTGCACCTCGTCCTGCCCGGTGTTCTGGACCGACGGCCAGTACTTCGGCCCCGCCGCGATCGTCAACGCGCACCGCTTCATCTTCGACTCCCGCGACGACAACGCGCAGGTGCGTCTCGACATCCTCAACGACAAGGAAGGCGTGTGGCGCTGCCGCACCACCTTCAACTGCACCGACGCCTGCCCGCGTGGCATCCAGGTGACGCAGGCCATCGCCGAGGTCAAGCAGGCCATCATGCGAGGCAAGCCCTAA